A window of Methanobacteriaceae archaeon contains these coding sequences:
- the pfdA gene encoding prefoldin subunit alpha: MEDRQRLEALINELNAYKGQAEVLNQQVETLKATIADLTIAQETLDAIKGKKSPETLVPIGAGSFLITEIKNTEEVIVGLGSGAAVKKTIDDAKISIEEQKKELDGIMQKMMSDLQKISQIISQKSPEAEALIQKIEGTPDNGLP, from the coding sequence ATGGAAGACCGACAAAGGCTGGAAGCATTAATCAACGAACTAAACGCTTACAAGGGCCAAGCGGAAGTTCTTAACCAGCAGGTGGAAACACTGAAGGCCACCATAGCCGATCTTACCATTGCACAGGAGACTCTTGATGCAATTAAAGGTAAAAAGTCACCTGAAACCCTGGTACCAATCGGCGCGGGTTCATTTTTAATCACTGAAATCAAAAACACCGAAGAAGTGATTGTGGGTCTTGGTTCAGGTGCTGCAGTTAAAAAAACCATAGATGATGCTAAGATTAGCATTGAAGAGCAGAAAAAAGAGTTGGATGGGATAATGCAGAAGATGATGTCTGATTTACAGAAAATCAGCCAGATAATATCTCAGAAAAGCCCAGAAGCCGAAGCACTCATCCAGAAAATTGAGGGTACGCCTGATAATGGATTACCCTAA
- a CDS encoding 50S ribosomal protein L18a — MKTKIYRVQGKFIMGDSFKPFTRELKAMSEEDIKEKIYSEFGSKHHIVRNQIHIKKIEEISPEEVQDPLIKTLVSE; from the coding sequence ATGAAAACGAAGATATATAGAGTTCAAGGTAAATTCATCATGGGAGACAGTTTCAAACCCTTTACCCGGGAATTGAAAGCCATGAGCGAAGAGGATATTAAAGAGAAGATCTACTCAGAATTCGGTAGCAAACATCATATTGTGCGCAACCAGATACACATCAAAAAGATTGAGGAGATCTCCCCTGAAGAAGTTCAGGATCCGCTGATCAAAACACTGGTCTCGGAGTGA
- a CDS encoding translation initiation factor IF-6, protein MIRRINLAGNPNLGVAIAATDKAALAPPNLGEKMVQIVEECLQAPVIKTPISGSSLAGALAVGNSRGFLVSKYAFDKEIETIKDSGLEVERIPDKLTAVGNIILANDHGALANPLLSDEALEVVSQTLDVDVVRGSIANFKITGSVAVATNKGVLVHPSATPEELDFLEKTMKVPADVGTVNQGTRLVGAGSVANSHGVLVGEKTTGPEMARIEESLGFLEGLL, encoded by the coding sequence ATGATTAGGAGAATAAATCTGGCAGGTAATCCCAATTTAGGAGTAGCTATAGCAGCTACCGATAAAGCGGCTCTAGCACCACCTAATCTGGGAGAAAAAATGGTGCAAATAGTGGAGGAATGTTTACAGGCACCTGTAATAAAAACTCCCATTAGCGGAAGCAGCCTTGCCGGTGCCCTGGCAGTTGGAAACTCCAGGGGATTTCTAGTATCCAAATATGCTTTTGACAAGGAGATAGAAACTATAAAGGACTCAGGTTTAGAGGTGGAAAGGATACCGGATAAACTCACTGCAGTGGGTAACATAATACTGGCCAATGACCACGGAGCACTGGCAAACCCATTATTATCAGATGAAGCACTGGAAGTGGTTTCCCAGACACTGGACGTGGATGTGGTACGAGGAAGCATAGCTAATTTCAAAATTACTGGATCAGTGGCAGTTGCCACCAACAAAGGAGTGCTGGTGCACCCCTCTGCCACCCCCGAAGAGCTGGATTTCCTGGAGAAAACCATGAAAGTGCCTGCAGATGTGGGGACTGTGAACCAGGGAACCAGACTGGTAGGAGCAGGAAGTGTGGCCAATTCACATGGAGTACTGGTGGGTGAAAAAACTACTGGTCCAGAAATGGCAAGAATAGAAGAATCATTAGGTTTTCTTGAGGGATTATTATGA
- a CDS encoding 50S ribosomal protein L31e → MERVYVIPLRDAKKAPRTKRSPKATRVVREFIQKHMKSDQVKLDASVNETIWERGIQKIPPKIKVKATKEEDGSVLVTLA, encoded by the coding sequence ATGGAAAGAGTTTACGTTATACCCCTCCGGGATGCTAAAAAAGCCCCACGTACCAAAAGGTCGCCCAAAGCAACCCGTGTAGTTAGGGAGTTCATCCAGAAACACATGAAATCCGACCAGGTCAAACTGGATGCATCGGTTAATGAAACCATATGGGAAAGGGGAATTCAGAAAATACCCCCCAAGATCAAAGTTAAGGCAACCAAAGAAGAAGATGGTTCCGTACTGGTCACCTTAGCCTGA
- a CDS encoding 50S ribosomal protein L39e, translating to MSRNKPLAKKLRLAKAGKQNRRVPLWVMLKTSRKVRTHPKMRHWRRSKIKA from the coding sequence ATGAGCAGAAATAAACCATTAGCCAAGAAATTAAGACTGGCAAAAGCAGGCAAACAAAACAGACGGGTGCCTCTATGGGTCATGTTAAAAACCTCCAGAAAGGTTAGAACACACCCAAAAATGAGACACTGGAGACGAAGCAAGATAAAAGCTTAA
- a CDS encoding DNA-binding protein: MSDIEEIRRRRMQELEKQVAAQQAQQQTSDAQSQEQMRRELEAQKRQAMLQILTPEARSRLANLRLTKPEFVDQIELQLIQLAQMGRIKSKITDQQLKELLRKLSGQKREINITWK, translated from the coding sequence ATGAGCGATATTGAGGAAATACGGCGAAGAAGAATGCAGGAACTAGAAAAGCAAGTAGCAGCTCAACAGGCTCAGCAGCAGACTTCAGATGCCCAATCCCAGGAACAGATGCGCAGGGAACTCGAGGCCCAGAAAAGACAGGCCATGCTGCAGATACTCACCCCTGAAGCTCGCAGTCGCCTGGCAAACCTCCGCCTCACCAAACCCGAGTTCGTGGATCAGATTGAACTGCAGCTCATCCAACTGGCCCAGATGGGTCGTATTAAGTCAAAAATCACTGACCAGCAGCTTAAAGAACTACTCAGAAAACTGTCCGGTCAGAAAAGAGAAATTAACATCACCTGGAAATGA
- a CDS encoding 30S ribosomal protein S19e produces the protein MTTIYDVPADLLINAVAKDLSENKKIKPPEWAPFVKTGVHKERRPENPDWWYVRCASILRRVYIDGPVGINSLRTYYGGKKDRGTNPEKFKRGSGSVTRTALHQLEDAGLIEKREEGRVVTPAGRSFLDKASFQIKKDIPELAKY, from the coding sequence ATGACTACAATTTATGATGTGCCTGCCGACTTGCTTATTAATGCAGTCGCCAAGGATTTAAGTGAAAACAAAAAGATAAAACCCCCAGAATGGGCTCCATTTGTCAAAACAGGGGTTCATAAAGAGAGAAGGCCAGAAAATCCTGACTGGTGGTATGTGCGATGCGCATCCATACTCCGCAGAGTTTACATAGATGGTCCAGTTGGAATTAACAGTCTCAGAACCTACTACGGTGGTAAAAAGGACAGAGGAACCAACCCTGAAAAATTCAAACGAGGCAGTGGTTCGGTAACCAGAACCGCCCTTCACCAGTTGGAAGATGCAGGCCTAATTGAGAAAAGGGAAGAAGGTCGAGTTGTAACCCCTGCTGGAAGATCCTTCCTAGACAAGGCATCATTCCAAATTAAAAAAGACATCCCAGAACTGGCAAAATACTAA
- a CDS encoding YhbY family RNA-binding protein, producing MHRSLSTITLNIGKSGVNPGVMDEIKRQLKEREVVKLRFSKGISHEKENYITHIIEKSNAKLIDFRGNVAVIFKKRS from the coding sequence ATGCATAGATCCCTTTCCACCATTACCTTAAACATTGGCAAATCCGGAGTCAACCCGGGAGTCATGGATGAAATTAAACGTCAACTTAAGGAAAGAGAAGTGGTAAAGCTCAGATTTTCCAAGGGCATATCCCATGAGAAAGAAAACTATATAACCCACATAATCGAAAAATCAAATGCTAAACTCATTGATTTTAGAGGTAACGTTGCGGTAATCTTCAAAAAAAGAAGTTAA
- a CDS encoding ribonuclease P: MRRGRRPRWMIKIAIERMEILLNLAEEEFALHPERSHRYVEMARKIATKYNLKMPYSWKGRFCRNCNHFLKPGSNSIVRLSDSMVNIKCLECGEIMRKPYIREKKAKRRNKIESRTFQKGTDA, from the coding sequence TTGAGAAGGGGAAGAAGACCGCGATGGATGATCAAAATAGCCATAGAGCGTATGGAAATCCTCTTAAACCTCGCAGAGGAAGAATTTGCTCTTCACCCTGAGCGATCCCATCGTTACGTGGAAATGGCTCGAAAAATAGCCACCAAGTACAATCTTAAAATGCCATACTCATGGAAGGGACGGTTCTGCCGGAACTGTAATCACTTCCTTAAACCCGGTTCTAATAGTATAGTCAGGTTATCTGATTCAATGGTAAATATAAAGTGTCTGGAATGTGGAGAAATCATGAGAAAGCCTTATATTCGTGAAAAAAAGGCAAAAAGGAGGAATAAAATTGAATCCCGCACATTCCAAAAAGGAACTGATGCATAG
- a CDS encoding AAA family ATPase, translating into MIILVTGTPGTGKTTISTLLSEKLGCLLVDINQLVEEKHLYTGLDPEKGYKVVDMDALKKELQKIVDKSDDLIRNSCVIIEGHLSHYFPQADLVVVFRTEPLILEKRLQERGWRDVKIRENLEAEALDLCTWEAYQIHGEKVHEVDTTKITHSGAVNTVLDIISGKKSLKPGKIDFSAFFE; encoded by the coding sequence ATGATAATACTCGTCACTGGAACTCCAGGAACCGGTAAAACCACCATATCTACCTTACTTTCTGAAAAGTTAGGATGTTTACTGGTTGACATTAATCAACTGGTGGAGGAAAAACATCTCTACACAGGTTTGGATCCTGAAAAAGGTTATAAAGTTGTAGATATGGATGCTTTAAAGAAAGAACTTCAGAAAATTGTGGATAAATCTGATGATTTGATAAGGAATTCCTGTGTAATAATTGAAGGACATCTTTCCCATTATTTTCCCCAAGCAGATCTGGTGGTGGTATTTCGAACTGAACCATTAATTCTTGAAAAGAGGCTCCAGGAAAGAGGTTGGAGAGATGTTAAAATCAGAGAAAACTTGGAAGCAGAGGCTCTGGATCTCTGCACATGGGAAGCCTATCAGATACATGGGGAGAAGGTGCATGAAGTGGATACCACCAAAATAACCCATTCAGGGGCAGTTAACACAGTTTTAGATATTATAAGTGGTAAGAAGTCATTAAAACCTGGCAAGATTGATTTTTCGGCATTTTTTGAATGA
- a CDS encoding thiazole biosynthesis protein produces the protein MKLDDIIVSKGIVEGYMDELLDYLQMDVAIGGGGPSGLTAGYYLAKAGLKVALFEKKLSMGGGMWGGGMMFNKIVVQEEGKRILDEMGINSQEYQKGYYLADSIESASTLCSRACQAGLKVFNLMEIEDVMIKEKGVEGLVINWSPVEMAGLHVDPITIGAKAVIDATGHPCEIVKVLERKMEAPLKTETGKIMGEKSMWADVAEQKIMGNVSEVYPGLYVTGMAANAVHGSPRMGPIFGGMLLSGEKVAEMLIEKLK, from the coding sequence ATGAAATTGGATGATATCATTGTCTCAAAGGGAATAGTGGAAGGATATATGGATGAATTGCTGGATTATCTCCAGATGGATGTTGCTATTGGAGGGGGTGGACCATCTGGATTAACCGCCGGTTACTATCTGGCCAAAGCCGGACTTAAAGTAGCATTATTCGAGAAAAAACTCAGTATGGGTGGTGGAATGTGGGGTGGTGGAATGATGTTCAACAAGATCGTGGTCCAGGAGGAAGGAAAACGAATACTGGATGAAATGGGCATCAACAGTCAAGAATACCAGAAAGGATACTACTTGGCAGATTCTATTGAATCTGCATCAACTCTCTGCTCCAGGGCATGCCAGGCAGGGTTAAAAGTCTTCAACTTAATGGAAATTGAAGATGTAATGATTAAAGAAAAAGGAGTGGAAGGATTAGTAATCAACTGGAGCCCAGTTGAAATGGCAGGACTCCACGTGGATCCCATTACCATTGGTGCCAAAGCAGTTATCGATGCCACCGGACACCCCTGTGAGATAGTTAAAGTCCTGGAGAGGAAAATGGAAGCCCCCTTAAAAACTGAAACCGGTAAGATAATGGGAGAAAAATCAATGTGGGCAGATGTAGCAGAACAGAAAATCATGGGCAACGTATCTGAAGTCTATCCTGGATTATACGTCACTGGAATGGCAGCTAATGCAGTGCATGGATCACCACGTATGGGTCCCATATTTGGAGGTATGCTCCTTTCCGGGGAGAAAGTGGCTGAAATGTTAATTGAAAAACTGAAATAG
- a CDS encoding GTP-binding protein, which yields MDIEDRIRKIEEEIKKTPYNKATSHHIGKLKAKISKLREESIKRSSSSTKGRGFTLKKSGDSTVVLVGFPSVGKSTILNQITNAQSKIGAYEFTTLDVIPGVMDYRGAQIQIFDIPGIITGASRGKGRGREILSVARNADLIVMVLDVFNPQHQELIMDELLNIGIRPNQKAPDVTVKRRKLGGVKLASTVPLTHMDEKTIRSILNEYGVHSADVLIREDVTIDRFIDSLDNSIVYIPLLLVMNKIDLLDASHLEKLQEKVGDALFMAADKGLMVDELKEEIFKRLKLIRIYMKPQGQKADLEEPLIVRKGSTVEDVAGKLHRDFLKNFRHAKIWGSSVKFPGQKVGLDHVMEDKDVLRIIIKK from the coding sequence ATGGACATCGAAGACAGGATCCGCAAGATCGAAGAGGAAATCAAAAAGACTCCCTATAACAAGGCCACATCTCACCATATCGGGAAATTAAAGGCAAAAATATCTAAATTAAGGGAAGAATCAATAAAAAGAAGCTCATCATCCACTAAGGGTAGAGGATTTACCCTGAAAAAGAGTGGAGATTCAACTGTGGTCCTGGTAGGCTTTCCCTCCGTAGGAAAATCTACCATACTCAACCAAATCACCAATGCCCAGTCCAAGATAGGTGCTTATGAATTCACCACACTTGACGTGATCCCCGGGGTTATGGATTACCGTGGAGCACAAATCCAGATATTTGACATCCCTGGAATAATTACCGGTGCTTCCAGAGGAAAAGGTAGAGGACGGGAGATTCTCTCAGTGGCTCGTAATGCTGATCTCATTGTGATGGTACTGGATGTTTTCAATCCTCAGCACCAGGAACTCATCATGGATGAACTCCTTAACATTGGAATAAGGCCCAATCAGAAAGCTCCTGATGTGACTGTAAAACGCAGAAAATTAGGGGGAGTTAAATTAGCATCCACTGTTCCACTCACTCACATGGACGAGAAGACAATTCGTTCCATACTTAACGAGTACGGAGTGCACAGTGCTGATGTTTTAATCAGGGAAGATGTAACCATTGACCGTTTCATAGATTCTCTGGATAATAGCATTGTGTACATACCCCTTTTACTGGTAATGAACAAAATAGATCTGTTAGATGCATCTCACTTGGAGAAACTCCAGGAGAAAGTTGGTGATGCACTATTCATGGCTGCAGATAAGGGTTTAATGGTTGATGAACTTAAAGAAGAAATATTTAAGCGTTTAAAACTTATAAGAATTTATATGAAGCCTCAGGGTCAAAAAGCTGACTTAGAAGAGCCTTTGATTGTAAGGAAAGGTTCCACAGTAGAGGATGTGGCTGGTAAACTGCATCGGGATTTCTTGAAAAACTTCCGGCATGCTAAGATATGGGGTAGTTCCGTGAAATTCCCTGGTCAAAAGGTGGGACTGGATCATGTTATGGAAGATAAGGATGTTCTACGCATAATAATCAAAAAATAA
- a CDS encoding peptide transporter: protein MEYKEILNILKPILIVLILFSMAFFLRAEAVNISGVPDQMKAYFQEDSGLPYFSEMDSYYNYRLTENFIENGHLGDAVINGTDWDLHSFFPPGRSAAYPPLIVWITALFYKIANLFGQFPLLVVSFWTSAIIAPLCVIPAYFFVRRISNDYGGITAGILVGVATFYFSHTFAGFFDTDMFNMIMPLFVVWFFSESITATENRKKMIYAVLAAFSMLVFSLAWEGWWYIFYLVLGAAIVYLIISKYLFRMETFKSWSEYPSKKQWILEQPIILPLVIFIVLSLALMSVYWGGSVFSALLQPISVSKLQAATTTSSYPNVFISVGELQIPSLSTVVADVGGTIPFAFGLMGLFMLLWNLRIKKAKGKRKKPPKKDRKPKRGRKSRRRRESVKETKSEEKQISDISSPEKRSNYLYYAILFSIWLIITAYAFTKGVRFVEAFSIPVTLLAGIFVGFVSDYLQNHIKKPLYHVIAMVVVIIIVSYTPVSSANAISNSVVPGTDDAMVNSLYWVKSNSPQNAVMTSWWDFGHLFAAKADRAVTFDGGSQNSARAYWVGKALFTSNEALSAGILKMLASSGDSGYNTLENYTKNTGKTVEILDKILVTDKNTAQNIMTSQYGLTAEQAQNVLQYTHPANPTPDLFVTSLDMVGKAGWWSYFGSWNFNTQNSTNYIYSLAQANATTENNAVIIQGQNNVTVQINGTDVTGGLQISKNKVAPPHRIIIVADGVIAADKVVNNQSTFSILVVKQDNNLVTVAMSKELEGSMFTRLFFMQGAGLNHFKLAHKEPSEGISEVMVWNVS from the coding sequence ATGGAGTACAAAGAGATTTTAAACATATTAAAACCGATTCTTATAGTCCTCATCCTATTTTCTATGGCATTTTTCCTTCGAGCTGAGGCAGTAAACATATCGGGTGTGCCTGACCAGATGAAAGCTTACTTCCAGGAAGATAGTGGTCTTCCTTACTTCAGTGAAATGGATTCCTACTATAACTATCGTTTAACAGAGAATTTCATTGAAAATGGCCACCTGGGAGATGCAGTTATAAATGGAACGGACTGGGATCTGCATTCTTTCTTCCCTCCAGGAAGGTCCGCGGCTTATCCGCCCTTGATTGTCTGGATCACAGCTTTGTTCTATAAAATAGCTAATCTGTTTGGCCAATTCCCTTTGCTGGTGGTTAGTTTCTGGACATCAGCAATAATTGCCCCACTTTGCGTGATACCTGCTTATTTCTTCGTTAGAAGGATTAGCAACGACTACGGGGGAATTACTGCCGGGATACTCGTTGGGGTGGCCACATTCTATTTCTCTCACACCTTCGCCGGTTTCTTTGACACAGATATGTTCAACATGATCATGCCCCTTTTTGTGGTATGGTTCTTCAGTGAAAGCATCACAGCAACCGAAAATCGGAAAAAAATGATATATGCAGTATTAGCTGCATTTTCCATGTTAGTATTTTCTTTAGCATGGGAAGGATGGTGGTACATATTTTATTTAGTTCTTGGAGCAGCTATAGTCTATTTGATCATATCCAAATACCTCTTTAGGATGGAAACCTTCAAATCATGGTCTGAATATCCTAGTAAGAAGCAATGGATCCTAGAACAACCAATAATACTTCCCTTAGTCATATTTATTGTACTAAGTCTGGCCTTAATGTCTGTTTATTGGGGTGGCTCCGTATTTTCAGCATTACTACAGCCAATATCAGTATCCAAACTTCAGGCGGCAACAACAACCAGTTCCTATCCCAATGTATTCATATCTGTAGGTGAACTGCAAATACCATCACTCTCAACAGTGGTTGCTGATGTTGGAGGGACAATACCATTCGCATTTGGATTAATGGGATTATTCATGCTTTTATGGAATTTAAGAATCAAAAAGGCCAAAGGCAAACGTAAAAAACCACCAAAAAAGGATAGAAAACCAAAAAGAGGCAGGAAATCTCGAAGAAGAAGGGAAAGTGTAAAAGAAACCAAGAGTGAAGAAAAACAAATCTCGGACATTTCTAGTCCTGAAAAAAGGAGTAATTATTTATATTATGCTATATTGTTCTCAATATGGCTCATAATCACTGCTTACGCATTTACTAAGGGTGTAAGGTTTGTTGAAGCGTTTTCAATTCCAGTTACACTTCTTGCCGGTATATTCGTAGGTTTTGTGTCAGATTACTTACAGAATCACATAAAAAAGCCTTTGTACCATGTCATAGCAATGGTCGTGGTAATTATTATAGTCAGTTACACTCCGGTAAGTTCTGCCAATGCCATATCCAATTCCGTTGTACCGGGCACTGATGATGCTATGGTAAATTCACTGTATTGGGTGAAGAGTAACTCTCCTCAAAATGCAGTCATGACCTCCTGGTGGGATTTCGGACACTTATTCGCGGCAAAAGCAGATCGTGCTGTAACCTTTGATGGTGGTTCACAGAACAGTGCCCGAGCATACTGGGTGGGTAAAGCACTTTTCACCAGTAATGAGGCACTTTCTGCAGGTATATTAAAAATGCTGGCTTCAAGTGGTGATAGCGGCTACAATACTCTGGAAAATTACACTAAAAACACGGGTAAAACTGTGGAAATCCTGGATAAAATACTGGTAACAGACAAAAACACAGCTCAGAACATAATGACCTCCCAGTATGGACTGACTGCAGAACAGGCTCAGAATGTATTGCAATATACTCATCCCGCCAACCCAACTCCTGATTTGTTTGTTACAAGTTTGGATATGGTGGGCAAAGCTGGCTGGTGGTCTTACTTTGGAAGCTGGAACTTCAACACTCAGAATTCCACTAATTACATCTATTCACTGGCCCAGGCCAATGCCACAACAGAAAATAATGCAGTGATAATCCAGGGTCAAAATAATGTAACCGTCCAGATCAATGGTACTGATGTAACTGGAGGTTTGCAGATCAGCAAAAATAAAGTTGCCCCACCACATCGCATTATTATTGTTGCCGATGGAGTAATTGCTGCGGATAAAGTTGTGAACAACCAGAGCACCTTTTCAATACTGGTGGTTAAACAGGATAATAACTTGGTTACAGTGGCCATGAGTAAGGAATTGGAAGGTTCCATGTTCACCCGCCTGTTCTTCATGCAGGGAGCTGGATTAAACCACTTCAAACTGGCACATAAGGAACCATCTGAAGGAATATCTGAAGTTATGGTGTGGAATGTGAGTTAA
- a CDS encoding helix-turn-helix transcriptional regulator, whose product MKTRIREYRARHNLTQAQLAEKVGVRRETIVFLEKGKYNPSLKLAHNVAVALRAKIDDIFIFDDESDDEK is encoded by the coding sequence ATGAAAACCCGAATAAGAGAATATCGAGCTCGTCATAACTTGACTCAAGCACAACTGGCAGAGAAAGTAGGTGTTAGAAGAGAAACTATCGTCTTCTTGGAGAAAGGGAAATACAACCCCTCCCTTAAATTGGCACATAATGTAGCAGTGGCTTTAAGAGCAAAAATCGATGATATTTTCATTTTTGATGATGAATCAGATGACGAAAAATGA
- the topA gene encoding DNA topoisomerase I — protein sequence MHEVIVCEKPKASEKIAGAIPGKAVKKTYKRVPYYEIEENGKKTTVLSAVGHMYSLSPTKKEKGRMFEVDWVPLYEKDKSKKYVKNYIDAIKKFSKNADRFIHACDYDIEGTLIGFNALKYACGPESIDKAVRMKFSTLTKEDLLAAYKDPIDIDFNQVDSGEARHILDFIFGVNISKHLTDSVMKATSRYIQLSAGRVQTPTLAILVEREKEIQSFIPEPYWLIKAEIEGDIIADHKKGKIFDKKVLDEILADCEGKDARVSKISIKETPQLPPVPFDLGALQSEAYAVFGFSPKKTQSIAQNLYAEGYTSYPRTSSQKLPPSIGYKKILDKLKNNAAFRKQIDKLKEPLKPREGKKTDEAHPAIHPTGLIPKGLGRDYQKLYELIVYRFISVFGENGLMETMKTELDIGGQEFAFSRKRMAKMGWREHYPYRKVENDKFPPLKEGDCLDATVFSEEKETKPPARYNQASLIRELEKRGLGTKSTRANIISILYDRKYVQGKKISVNQLGVQLIDTLKKYSEKITSEELTREFETKLEGIMKAEVKKDEIISEAKVEVSSILDDIDVNKIKIGEELYAAYRESMIVGECKCGGNLIMINSPKGGSFVGCSAYPECKSTYSMPRGATVLKTKCEKCGLPMISFGKPRQRACMDPKCGREGEEPLQKEVVGVCPECGKDLLKRRGRYGEFVGCSGFPRCRYTRSLEEKVDEKTQKNVV from the coding sequence ATGCATGAAGTTATAGTATGTGAAAAACCAAAGGCATCAGAAAAGATAGCAGGGGCCATACCGGGAAAGGCAGTTAAAAAGACCTACAAGCGGGTGCCTTACTATGAAATAGAAGAAAATGGGAAGAAAACCACAGTTTTATCTGCTGTGGGTCACATGTACTCATTATCTCCCACAAAAAAGGAAAAGGGGCGCATGTTTGAAGTGGATTGGGTGCCTCTCTATGAGAAAGATAAGAGTAAAAAATACGTGAAGAATTACATTGATGCCATAAAAAAGTTCTCTAAAAATGCGGACCGTTTTATACATGCTTGTGATTATGATATTGAAGGTACCTTGATTGGTTTTAATGCATTAAAATATGCTTGCGGCCCGGAAAGTATTGATAAAGCTGTTCGTATGAAATTTTCCACCTTAACCAAGGAAGACCTCTTAGCAGCCTACAAAGATCCAATAGATATTGACTTCAATCAAGTTGACAGTGGAGAGGCCAGACATATTCTGGATTTCATCTTTGGAGTGAATATATCCAAACATCTCACTGATTCGGTGATGAAGGCCACCAGCAGGTACATACAACTTTCTGCAGGTAGGGTGCAAACCCCCACCCTAGCCATACTGGTGGAAAGAGAAAAGGAGATACAGAGTTTCATTCCCGAACCTTACTGGCTTATTAAGGCTGAAATTGAAGGGGACATTATTGCCGATCATAAAAAGGGAAAAATTTTCGATAAAAAAGTCCTAGATGAAATTTTAGCAGATTGTGAAGGTAAAGATGCAAGGGTAAGCAAGATTAGTATCAAAGAAACTCCCCAGTTACCTCCAGTTCCCTTTGATCTGGGTGCACTGCAGTCTGAAGCCTATGCTGTTTTTGGATTCAGTCCCAAGAAAACCCAGTCTATTGCTCAGAATTTGTATGCTGAGGGTTACACTTCATACCCCCGAACTTCTTCTCAGAAATTACCACCAAGTATTGGTTATAAGAAGATACTGGATAAGCTTAAAAATAATGCTGCATTCCGAAAACAGATTGACAAACTCAAAGAACCTCTTAAACCACGTGAAGGTAAAAAAACTGATGAAGCTCACCCTGCCATCCATCCCACAGGGTTGATTCCCAAGGGACTGGGAAGAGACTATCAGAAACTTTATGAGCTAATTGTTTACCGTTTCATCAGTGTTTTCGGAGAAAACGGTCTTATGGAGACCATGAAAACTGAACTGGATATTGGGGGTCAGGAATTCGCCTTCAGCAGGAAAAGAATGGCGAAAATGGGTTGGAGGGAACACTACCCCTACCGTAAAGTGGAAAATGACAAATTCCCTCCTTTAAAAGAAGGAGATTGCTTGGATGCTACTGTTTTTTCAGAGGAAAAAGAGACCAAACCTCCTGCCAGATATAATCAGGCTTCTCTCATAAGAGAACTTGAAAAAAGAGGTCTTGGAACCAAATCCACCAGGGCTAACATCATATCCATCCTTTATGATAGAAAATATGTTCAAGGCAAGAAGATCAGTGTTAACCAGTTGGGCGTACAACTCATTGACACTCTTAAAAAATATTCGGAAAAGATAACCAGTGAAGAACTCACCAGAGAATTTGAAACCAAGCTTGAGGGCATAATGAAGGCTGAAGTTAAAAAGGATGAGATAATATCCGAGGCTAAGGTTGAAGTGAGTTCCATACTTGATGATATTGATGTTAACAAGATCAAAATAGGGGAAGAGCTTTACGCAGCCTACAGGGAAAGTATGATTGTGGGGGAATGTAAATGTGGTGGTAACCTAATAATGATAAACTCACCTAAAGGCGGTAGTTTCGTGGGTTGTTCAGCCTATCCAGAATGTAAATCTACTTATTCAATGCCTCGAGGTGCCACAGTCCTTAAAACTAAATGCGAAAAATGTGGGCTGCCCATGATATCCTTTGGGAAGCCACGTCAGAGAGCCTGCATGGATCCTAAGTGTGGGCGTGAAGGCGAAGAACCTCTTCAAAAGGAGGTGGTGGGTGTCTGTCCAGAATGTGGAAAGGATCTCTTAAAAAGAAGGGGTCGTTATGGTGAATTTGTGGGTTGCAGTGGATTTCCCAGATGCCGCTACACACGTTCACTGGAAGAAAAGGTGGATGAAAAAACTCAAAAAAACGTAGTATGA